A stretch of Suncus etruscus isolate mSunEtr1 chromosome 9, mSunEtr1.pri.cur, whole genome shotgun sequence DNA encodes these proteins:
- the MTA2 gene encoding metastasis-associated protein MTA2, giving the protein MAANMYRVGDYVYFENSSSNPYLVRRIEELNKTANGNVEAKVVCLFRRRDISGSLNNLADSNAREFEEESKQPGVSEQQRHQLKHRELFLSRQFESLPATHIRGKCSVTLLNETDILSQYLEKEDCFFYSLVFDPVQKTLLADQGEIRVGCKYQAEIPERLVEGESDNRNQQKMEMKVWDPDNPLTDRQIDQFLVVARAVGTFARALDCSSSIRQPSLHMSAAAASRDITLFHAMDTLQRNGYDLAKAMSTLVPQGGPVLCRDEMEEWSASEAMLFEEALEKYGKDFNDIRQDFLPWKSLASIVQFYYMWKTTDRYIQQKRLKAAEADSKLKQVYIPTYTKPNPNQIISVGSKPGMNGAGFQKGLTCESCHTTQSAQWYAWGPPNMQCRLCASCWIYWKKYGGLKTPTQLEGAARGTTEPHSRGHLSRPEAQSLSPYTTSANRAKLLAKNRQTFLLQTTKLTRLARRMCRDLLQPRRAARRPYAPINANAIKAECSIRLPKAAKTPLKIHPLVRLPLATIVKDLVAQAPLKPKTPRGTKTPINRNQLTQNRGLGSIMVKRTYETMTGAGLPFSANGRPLASGIRSSSQPVAKRQKLNPADAPNPVVFVATKDTRALRKALTHLEMRRAARRPNLPLKVKPPLIAVRAPVPLPAPSHPASTNEPIVLED; this is encoded by the exons ATGGCGGCCAACATGTACCGGGTGGGGG aTTACGTCTATTTTGAGAACTCCTCCAGCAATCCCTACCTGGTTCGGCGGATTGAGGAGCTTAACAAG ACTGCAAATGGCAACGTGGAGGCCAAGGTGGTCTGCCTCTTCCGGCGAAGGGACATTTCTGGGAGCCTCAACAACCTGGCCGATAGCAATGCCA GGGAGTTTGAGGAAGAATCGAAGCAGCCAGGGGTGTCGGAGCAGCAGCGACATCAGTTGAAACACCGGGAGCTTTTCCTTTCTCGGCAGTTTGAATCCTTACCAGCCACCCACATAAG GGGGAAATGTAGCGTCACCCTCTTGAATGAGACGGATATCTTGAGCCAGTACTTGGAAAAGGAG GACTGCTTTTTTTACTCGCTGGTGTTTGACCCTGTGCAGAAGACACTTTTAGCTGATCAAGGGGAGATCAGAGTTGGCTGCAAGTACCAAGCTGAGATCCCAGAGCGCCTGGTTGAGG GAGAATCGGATAATCGGAATCAACAGAAGATGGAGATGAAAGTCTGGGACCCAGACAATCCTCTGACAGACCGACAGATTGACCAGTTTCTCGTGGTGGCCCG AGCCGTGGGGACCTTCGCCAGAGCCCTGGATTGCAGTAGCTCCATCCGGCAGCCCAGCCTACACATGAGCGCAGCTGCTGCCTCCCGAGACATCACTCTG TTCCATGCCATGGATACGCTGCAGAGGAATGGCTATGACCTGGCCAAGGCCATGTCGACCCTGGTGCCCCAGGGAGGCCCTGTGCTGTGCCGAGATGAGATGGAGGAGTGGTCGGCCTCGGAGGCCATGCTGTTTGAAGAGGCCCTGGAGAAGTACGGAAAAGACTTCAATGACATTCGCCAGGATTTT TTACCCTGGAAGTCACTTGCCAGCATAGTCCAGTTTTACTACATGTGGAAGACCACTGACCGCTATATTCAGCAG AAAAGATTGAAAGCTGCTGAAGCAGATAGCAAACTGAAACAGGTCTACATCCCCACCTA CACTAAGCCAAATCCTAACCAGATCATCTCTGTGGGTTCCAAACCTGGCATGAATGGGGCTGGATTCCAGAAGGGCCTGACTTGCGAGAGCTGCCACA CCACTCAGTCCGCCCAGTGGTATGCCTGGGGCCCACCCAACATGCAGTGCCGCCTCTGTGCTTCCTGCTGGATCTACTGGAAGAAGTACGGAGGGCTGAAGACCCCAACCCAACTTGAGGGGGCTGCACGGGGCACCACA GAGCCACACTCGCGGGGTCATTTGTCCAGACCCGAAGCCCAAAGTCTCTCCCCTTACACGACCAGCGCCAACCGGGCCAAGTTGTTGGCCAAGAACAGGCAGACGTTCCTGCTCCAGACCACAAAGCTGACCCGCCTGGCCAGACGCATGTGCAGGGATCTGTTACAGCCGAGGAGAGCTGCCAGGAGACCCTATGCCCCCATCAATGCTAATGCCATCAAGGCAGAGT GCTCCATTCGACTTCCTAAGGCCGCCAAGACGCCATTGAAGATTCATCCTCTGGTGCGGCTGCCTTTGGCAACTATTGTCAAAGATCTGG TGGCCCAGGCACCTCTGAAACCAAAAACACCTCGGGGTACCAAGACACCAATCAACAGAAACCAGCTAACCCAGAATCGGGGTCTGGGGAGCATTATGGTGAAACGAACCTATGAAACC ATGACTGGAGCAGGGCTTCCCTTCTCTGCCAATGGAAGGCCTCTGGCCTCAGGGATTCGTTCAAGTTCTCAGCCAGTAGCCAAGCGCCAGAAACTCAACCCAGCTGATGCCCCCAATCCTGTGGTGTTTGTGGCCACAAAGGATACCAG GGCACTGCGAAAAGCTCTGACTCACCTGGAAATGCGGCGAGCTGCCCGCCGGCCCAACTTGCCCCTGAAAGTGAAGCCGCCACTGATTGCAGTGCGGGCCCCCGTCCCTCTCCCTGCACCCTCACATCCTGCCAGCACCAATGAGCCCATTGTCCTGGAGGATTGA
- the EML3 gene encoding echinoderm microtubule-associated protein-like 3: protein MDGAGGPGEGPAQNELQSLSQRLRVQEEEMRLVKAALAEVLRQLQVQGSPFSLQGVDSPAAPPGLPPPCPLSLVSRGTQTEPEPASGTPGLSNGPPGPQGAGEEPSEAQSEGGGSSSSSSPGPPGVLRLAQPPQRGDMPWRNSCSSISSPSERPRQKLSRKAASSANLLMRSGSTESRGGKDPISSPGAPGSRRSNYNLEGISVKMFLRGRPITMYIPSGIRSIEELPSGPPPETLSLDWVYGYRGRDSRSNLFVLRSGEVVYFIACVVVLYRPGGGPGGPGGGGQRHYRGHTDCVRCLAVHPDGVRVASGQTAGVDKDGKPLQPVVHVWDSETLLKLQEIGLGAFERGVGALAFSVADHGAFLCVVDDSNEHMLSLWDCNRGTKLAEIKSTNDSVLAVGFNPRDSSCIVTSGKSHVHFWNWSGNTGVPGNGTLCRKQGVFGKYKKPKFIPCFVFLPDGNILTGDSEGNILTWGRSPSDSRTPGRGGAKETYSIVAQAHAHEGSIFALCLRRDGTVLSGGGRDRRLVQWGPAQPGPGLVALQEAEIPEHFGAVRAIAEGLGSELLVGTTKNALLRGDLAQGFSPVIQGHTDELWGLCTHPFRNCFLTCGHDRQLCLWDGESHALAWSIDLKETGLCADFHPSGAVVAVGLSTGRWLVLDTETREIVSDITDGNEQLSVVRYSPDGLYLAIGSHDNMIYIYSVSSDGAKSSRFGRCVGHSSFITHLDWSKDGNFIMSNSGDYEILYWDVTNGCKLLRNRYESRDREWATYTCVLGFHVYGVWPDGSDGTDINSLCRSHNERVVAVADDFCKVHLFQYPCARAKAPSLVYGGHGSHVTSVRFTHDDSHLVSLGGKDASIFQWRVLGAGGAGPQPTTTPSRTPSLSPASSLDV from the exons ATGGACGGGGCCGGGGGGCCCG GTGAGGGCCCGGCTCAGAACGAGCTGCAGTCCCTGAGCCAGAGACTGAGGGTGCAGGAGGAGGAGATGCGGCTGGTGAAGGCCGCCCTGGCAGAGGTGCTGCGCCAGCTTCAGGTCCAGGGGTCCCCCTTCTCCCTACAGGGCGTGGACAG ccCTGCAGCACCCCCAGGGCTGCCCCCACCATGCCCCCTGTCCCTGGTGAGCCGAGGCACCCAGACGGAGCCCGAGCCAGCATCTGGGACCCCTGGCTTGAGCAATGGCCCCCCTGGCCCTCAAGGGGCCGGGGAAGAACCCAGCGAGGCCCAGTCTGAAGGAGGaggcagtagcagcagcagctccCCAGGACCCCCAGGGGTCCTGCGGCTTGCACAGCCCCCCCAGCGTGGTGACAT GCCTTGGAGAAACTCCTGCTCCTCCATCTCATCTCCCTCTGAGAGGCCCCGACAGAAACTCTCGAGGAAGGCGGCTTCCTCGGCCAACCTGTTGATGCGGTCTGGGAGCACGGAGAG CCGTGGGGGGAAAGACCCCATCTCCAGCCCTGGGGCTCCTGGATCCCGGAGGAGCAATTACAACTTGG AAGGAATCTCCGTGAAGATGTTTCTTCGTGGTCGCCCCATTACCATGTATATCCCATCTGGAATCCGTAGCATTGAGGAACTTCCTAGCGGCCCCCCACCAGAGACCCTCAGCCTCGACTGGGT TTATGGGTACCGGGGACGGGATTCCCGCTCCAATCTCTTCGTGCTCCGTTCCGGGGAGGTGGTCTACTTTATTGCTTGTGTAGTGGTCCTGTACCGGCCTGGAGGAGGCCCCGGGGGGCCTGGAGGCGGGGGCCAGAGACACTATCGGGGCCACACAGACTGCGTTCGCTG CCTCGCTGTACACCCTGATGGTGTCCGAGTGGCTTCAGGACAGACGGCTGGAGTGGATAAAGATGGGAAG CCGCTGCAGCCTGTGGTCCACGTGTGGGACTCAGAGACGCTCTTGAAGCTGCAGGAGATCGGACTGGGCGCCTTTGAGCGGGGCGTGGGGGCCCTGGCCTTCTCCGTGGCG gatcaTGGTGCTTTTCTCTGCGTGGTAGATGATTCCAATGAGCACATGTTGTCCCTGTGGGACTGTAACCGGGGCACGAAGCTGGCTGAGATCAAG AGCACAAATGACTCGGTCTTGGCTGTTGGCTTCAACCCTCGGGACAGCAGCTGCATCGTCACCAGTGGGAAATCCCATGTGCACTTCTGGAACTGGAGTGGCAACACGGGGGTGCCCGGGAATGGAACTCTCTGTCGGAAACAGGGTGTCTTTGGG AAATACAAGAAGCCCAAATTTATTCCTTGCTTTGTGTTCCTCCCGGATGGAAACATTCTCACTGGGGACTCAGAGGGGAACATTCTCACATGGGGCCGGAGCCCTTCAGATTCCAGGACTCCGGGCCGAGGTGGTGCCAAAG AGACCTACAGCATTGTGGCCCAGGCCCATGCCCACGAAGGCTCCATCTTTGCCCTGTGTCTCCGGCGGGACGGAACAGTGTTAAGTGGTGGTGGACGAGACCGCCGGCTGGTACAGTGGGGACCAGCCCAGCCAGGGCCAGGATTGGTGGCTCTCCAAGAGGCCGAG ATTCCAGAACACTTTGGGGCTGTGCGGGCCATTGCCgaggggctgggctcagaactgCTGGTGGGGACCACGAAGAATGCATTGCTGAGGGGGGATCTGGCCCAGGGCTTCTCTCCTGTCATCCAG GGCCACACGGATGAACTTTGGGGGCTCTGCACGCACCCCTTCCGCAACTGTTTCCTCACCTGCGGCCATGACCGCCAGCTCTGCCTGTGGGATGGAGAGAGCCATGCGCTGGCTTGGAGCATTGACCTCAAG gagACTGGCCTCTGTGCTGACTTCCACCCCAGTGGGGCTGTTGTGGCCGTAGGATTGAGCACGGGGAG GTGGCTAGTTTTAGACACGGAGACCAGAGAGATCGTGTCAGACATCACAGATGGCAATGAACAGCTCTCGGTGGTCCGGTACAGCCCAG ATGGCTTGTACCTGGCCATCGGTTCCCATGACAACATGATCTACATCTATAGTGTCTCCAGCGACGGGGCCAAATCCAGCCGCTTTGGCCGCTGTGTG GGTCACTCCAGCTTCATCACTCACCTTGACTGGTCCAAGGACGGGAATTTTATCATGTCCAATTCTGGGGACTATGAAATCCTTTACT GGGATGTCACCAACGGCTGCAAACTGCTACGGAATCGCTATGAGAGCAGAGATCGGGAGTGGGCTACCTACACCTGTGTGCTGGGCTTCCATGTTTATG GCGTGTGGCCCGATGGCTCGGATGGCACCGACATCAACTCCCTGTGCCGCTCACACAACGAGCGCGTGGTGGCCGTGGCCGACGACTTCTGCAAGGTGCATCTTTTCCAGTACCCGTGTGCACGTGCCAAG GCACCGAGCCTCGTGTACGGGGGCCACGGTAGCCATGTAACCAGTGTCCGCTTCACCCACGACGACTCGCACCTTGTCTCGCTGGGTGGCAAGGATGCCAGCATCTTCCAGTGGCGGGTGCTGGGCGCCGGTGGGGCTGGACCGCAGCCCACCACCACGCCCTCTCGGACCCCTTCCTTGTCCCCTGCCTCCTCGCTGGACGTCTGA